In Parus major isolate Abel chromosome 1, Parus_major1.1, whole genome shotgun sequence, the following proteins share a genomic window:
- the CD200R1 gene encoding cell surface glycoprotein CD200 receptor 1 has product MKGGTNMKFAGKPVYVFVLLAITMVMRLAGNSTMLVTVGNSLVLKCPIKGQISMLRWTITPKAGGLCTLVYRTDKNMTHRTNCSDNIDWKFIAGPAAALEIQQVELAQEGNYSCEVASTDGNFLTMYHLTVLARPRLSLYCDEQGSPVCEAAAGKPPAQLSWVPESIFSAEETGHHNGTVTVLSKFTACSTNVTNVTSCTVSHPAGNWSQSIACCPSEETNFFLYAGIITCALIIITLLAVIYCLKLHSYRPCHKTKPPEIAPIHSQEDDTMEVEPYTTYVQKENVIYNSVSDLTVGQNLPQDLCSET; this is encoded by the exons ggaACAGCACAATGTTAGTGACAGTAGGTAACAGCTTAGTTCTCAAGTGCCCTATTAAAGGACAAATAAGTATGCTGAGATGGACAATAACCCCCAAGGCTGGAGGCCTTTGCACCTTGGTATACAGGACTGATAAAAACATGACACACAGAACAAACTGCAGTGACAACATAGACTGGAAATTCATAGCAGGTCCGGCTGCTGCCCTTGAGATACAGCAAGTGGAACTAGCCCAGGAGGGAAATTACAGCTGTGAAGTGGCATCAACAGATGGGAATTTCCTCACGATGTACCACCTGACTGTGCTGG CCCGCCCGAGGCTGAGCCTGTACTGTGATGAGCAGGGCAGCCCGGTGTGCGAGGCAGCCGCGGGGAAACCACCGGCGCAGCTCTCCTGGGTCCCGGAGAGCATCTTCTCTGCAGAGGAGACAGGCCACCACAACGGGACAGTGACTGTTCTCAGCAAGTTCACAGCGTGTAGCACCAATGTAACCAATGTCACCAGCTGCACGGTGTCCCACCCAGCTGGGAACTGGAGCCAGTCCATAGCCTGCTGTCCCTCAG AGGAAACCAACTTTTTCCTGTATGCCGGCATCATTACTTGTGCTCTGATCATTATCACCTTGCTGGCTGTCATTTACTGTTTGAAGCTCCACAGTTATAG ACCATGCCACAAAACCAAGCCTCCTGAAATTGCTCCTATACATTCCCAAGAG GATGACACGATGGAAGTGGAACCCTATACTACTTATGTGCAGAAGGAAAACGTAATTTACAACTCAGTGTCTGACCTGACAGTGGGCCAGAATCTTCCACAAGACCTGTGTTCAGAAACATGA